The following are from one region of the Takifugu rubripes chromosome 12, fTakRub1.2, whole genome shotgun sequence genome:
- the ago4 gene encoding protein argonaute-4 isoform X3 — MEALGPGPPAPTSLFQPPRRPGLGTVGKPIRLLANHFQVQIPKIDVYHYEIDIKPEKRPRRVNREVVDTMVRHFKMQIFGDRQPGYDGKKNMYTAHPLPIGRDRVDLEVTLPGEGKDQTFKVSLQWVSVVSLQMLQEALSGHLNEVPEDSVQALDVITRHLPSMRYTPVGRSFFSPPEGYYHPLGGGREVWFGFHQSVRPAMWNMMLNIDVSATAFYRAQPVIEFMCEVLDIQNINEQTKPLTDSQRVKFTKEIRGLKVEVTHCGQMKRKYRVCNVTRRPASHQTFPLQLENGQAMECTVAQYFKQKYNLQLKYPHLPCLQVGQEQKHTYLPLEVCNIVAGQRCIKKLTDNQTSTMIKATARSAPDRQEEISRLVKSNSMVGGPDPYLKEFGIVVHNDMTEVTGRVLPAPMLQYGGRNKTVATPNQGVWDMRGKQFYAGIEIKVWAVACFAPQKQCREDLLKSFTDQLRKISKDAGMPIQGQPCFCKYAQGADSVEPMFKHLKMSYVGLQLIVVILPGKTPVYAEVKRVGDTLLGMATQCVQVKNVVKTSPQTLSNLCLKINAKLGGINNVLVPHQRPSVFQQPVIFLGADVTHPPAGDGKKPSIAAVVGSMDGHPSRYCATVRVQTSRQDMSQEQLFSQEVIQDLTNMVRELLIQFYKSTRFKPTRIIYYRGGVSEGQMKQVAWPELIAIRKACISLEEDYRPGITYIVVQKRHHTRLFCSDKAERVGKSGNVPAGTTVDSTITHPSEFDFYLCSHAGIQGTSRPSHYHVLWDDNCFTADELQLLTYQLCHTYVRCTRSVSIPAPAYYARLVAFRARYHLVDKDHDSAEGSHVSGQSNGRDPQALAKAVQIHYDTQHTMYFA, encoded by the exons GCCCTCCTGCCCCGACCTCTCTGTTTCAGCCTCCACGCCGTCCCGGCCTCGGCACAGTGGGAAAACCCATCCGGCTCCTTGCCAATCACTTCCAGGTGCAGATTCCCAAGATTGATGTCTATCATTATGAGATCGACATCAAGCCTGAGAAACGGCCTCGGAGGGTCAACAG GGAAGTGGTGGACACCATGGTGCGGCACTTCAAGATGCAGATCTTTGGAGACCGACAGCCTGGTTATGATGGGAAGAAGAACATGTACACAGCACACCCACTGCCAATTGGAAGAGACAGG GTGGATCTGGAGGTGACTCTTCCTGGGGAGGGGAAAGATCAGACGTTCAAGGTGTCTCTGCAGTGGGTGTCTGTGGTCAgcctccagatgctgcaggaagCTCTCTCGGGTCACCTAAACGAGGTCCCTGAAGATTCTGTTCAGGCTCTGGACGTCATCACACGACACCTACCTTCCATGAG GTATACTCCTGTGGGCCgctcttttttctcccctccagAGGGCTATTACCATCCTCTTGGGGGAGGCAGAGAAGTGTGGTTTGGTTTCCATCAATCCGTCCGTCCTGCGATGTGGAACATGATGCTCAACATTGATG TGTCAGCAACAGCCTTCTACCGTGCTCAACCTGTGATCGAGTTCATGTGCGAGGTGCTGGATATACAGAATATTAATGAACAGACCAAACCGCTGACAGACTCCCAGCGCGTCAAATTCACCAAGGAGATAAGAG gGTTGAAAGTGGAGGTCACACACTGTGGGCAAATGAAGAGGAAGTACCGTGTGTGTAATGTAACTCGCCGACCTGCCAGCCATCAAAC TTTTCCCTTACAGCTTGAAAATGGCCAAGCCATGGAGTGCACTGTAGCTCAGTATTTCAAGCAGAAGTACAATCTGCAGCTCAAGTATCCACATTTACCCTGTCTGCAAGTAGGACAAGAACAAAAGCACACGTACCTTCCCCTGGAG GTCTGTAACATCGTAGCAGGTCAGCGCTGCATCAAGAAACTGACAGACAACCAGACGTCCACCATGATCAAAGCTACAGCCCGTTCAGCCCCCGACCGACAGGAGGAGATCAGCCGACTG GTCAAAAGTAACAGCATGGTGGGGGGTCCAGACCCGTACCTAAAAGAGTTTGGCATTGTGGTGCACAATGACATGACTGAAGTGACGGGACGTGTTCTCCCAGCACCCATGCTGCAGTATGGGGGCCGG AACAAAACGGTGGCAACGCCCAACCAGGGCGTTTGGGACATGAGAGGGAAGCAGTTCTACGCTGGCATAGAGATCAAGGTCTGGGCTGTGGCCTGCTTTGCTCCACAGAAACAATGCCGAGAGGATCTACTCAA GAGTTTCACTGACCAGCTTCGAAAGATCTCCAAGGACGCCGGGATGCCGATCCAGGGTCAGCCATGTTTCTGTAAATACGCCCAGGGAGCCGACAGCGTGGAGCCCATGTTCAAACACCTCAAGATGTCCTACGTTGGGCTACAGCTGATTGTAGTCATCCTCCCAGGGAAAACGCCAGTCTATG CTGAGGTGAAGCGAGTGGGCGACACCCTGCTGGGCATGGCCACGCAGTGTGTGCAGGTGAAGAACGTAGTGAAGACGTCCCCTCAGACCCTGTCCAACCTGTGTCTGAAGATCAATGCCAAACTGGGCGGCATCAACAATGTCCTGGTGCCCCATCAGAG GCCCTCGGTGTTCCAGCAGCCTGTCATCTTCCTGGGGGCTGATGTTACTCACCCTCCAGCTGGTGATGGCAAGAAGCCCTCCATCGCAGCAGTAGTGGGCAGCATGGACGGTCACCCCAGTCGCTACTGCGCCACGGTTCGGGTCCAGACGTCGAGGCAAGACATGTCCCAG GAGCAGCTCTTCAGCCAGGAGGTCATTCAAGATCTGACCAACATGGTGCGGGAGCTGCTCATTCAGTTCTACAAGTCCACCCGCTTTAAGCCCACACGGATCATCTATTACCGCGGTGGAGTGTCGGAGGGGCAAATGAAGCAG GTTGCTTGGCCAGAGCTAATAGCCATCAGGAAGGCCTGCATCAGTCTGGAGGAGGACTACCGGCCGGGCATCACCTACATCGTGGTTCAGAAACGTCACCACACGCGTCTCTTCTGTTCTGACAAAGCCGAGAGG GTTGGGAAGAGTGGAAATGTTCCAGCAGGCACCACAGTCGACAGCACCATCACACACCCGTCCGAGTTTGACTTCTACTTGTGCAGCCATGCAGGGATTCAG GGAACCAGTCGTCCCTCCCACTACCACGTCCTTTGGGATGACAACTGTTTCACCGccgatgagctgcagctcctcaccTACCAGCTGTGCCACACTTACGTCCGCTGCACTCGCTCCGTCTCCATCCCGGCGCCGGCGTACTACGCCAGGCTGGTGGCTTTCCGAGCACGCTACCACCTGGTGGACAAAGATCACGACAG TGCTGAAGGCAGCCACGTGTCTGGTCAGAGCAACGGCCGTGACCCCCAGGCTTTAGCCAAGGCGGTTCAGATCCACTATGATACTCAGCACACCATGTACTTCGCCTGA
- the ago4 gene encoding protein argonaute-4 isoform X2: MEALGPGPPAPTSLFQPPRRPGLGTVGKPIRLLANHFQVQIPKIDVYHYEIDIKPEKRPRRVNREVVDTMVRHFKMQIFGDRQPGYDGKKNMYTAHPLPIGRDRVDLEVTLPGEGKDQTFKVSLQWVSVVSLQMLQEALSGHLNEVPEDSVQALDVITRHLPSMRYTPVGRSFFSPPEGYYHPLGGGREVWFGFHQSVRPAMWNMMLNIDVSATAFYRAQPVIEFMCEVLDIQNINEQTKPLTDSQRVKFTKEIRGLKVEVTHCGQMKRKYRVCNVTRRPASHQTFPLQLENGQAMECTVAQYFKQKYNLQLKYPHLPCLQVGQEQKHTYLPLEVCNIVAGQRCIKKLTDNQTSTMIKATARSAPDRQEEISRLVKSNSMVGGPDPYLKEFGIVVHNDMTEVTGRVLPAPMLQYGGRVSTDTGRDCGRNKTVATPNQGVWDMRGKQFYAGIEIKVWAVACFAPQKQCREDLLKSFTDQLRKISKDAGMPIQGQPCFCKYAQGADSVEPMFKHLKMSYVGLQLIVVILPGKTPVYAEVKRVGDTLLGMATQCVQVKNVVKTSPQTLSNLCLKINAKLGGINNVLVPHQRPSVFQQPVIFLGADVTHPPAGDGKKPSIAAVVGSMDGHPSRYCATVRVQTSRQDMSQEQLFSQEVIQDLTNMVRELLIQFYKSTRFKPTRIIYYRGGVSEGQMKQVAWPELIAIRKACISLEEDYRPGITYIVVQKRHHTRLFCSDKAERVGKSGNVPAGTTVDSTITHPSEFDFYLCSHAGIQGTSRPSHYHVLWDDNCFTADELQLLTYQLCHTYVRCTRSVSIPAPAYYARLVAFRARYHLVDKDHDSAEGSHVSGQSNGRDPQALAKAVQIHYDTQHTMYFA, encoded by the exons GCCCTCCTGCCCCGACCTCTCTGTTTCAGCCTCCACGCCGTCCCGGCCTCGGCACAGTGGGAAAACCCATCCGGCTCCTTGCCAATCACTTCCAGGTGCAGATTCCCAAGATTGATGTCTATCATTATGAGATCGACATCAAGCCTGAGAAACGGCCTCGGAGGGTCAACAG GGAAGTGGTGGACACCATGGTGCGGCACTTCAAGATGCAGATCTTTGGAGACCGACAGCCTGGTTATGATGGGAAGAAGAACATGTACACAGCACACCCACTGCCAATTGGAAGAGACAGG GTGGATCTGGAGGTGACTCTTCCTGGGGAGGGGAAAGATCAGACGTTCAAGGTGTCTCTGCAGTGGGTGTCTGTGGTCAgcctccagatgctgcaggaagCTCTCTCGGGTCACCTAAACGAGGTCCCTGAAGATTCTGTTCAGGCTCTGGACGTCATCACACGACACCTACCTTCCATGAG GTATACTCCTGTGGGCCgctcttttttctcccctccagAGGGCTATTACCATCCTCTTGGGGGAGGCAGAGAAGTGTGGTTTGGTTTCCATCAATCCGTCCGTCCTGCGATGTGGAACATGATGCTCAACATTGATG TGTCAGCAACAGCCTTCTACCGTGCTCAACCTGTGATCGAGTTCATGTGCGAGGTGCTGGATATACAGAATATTAATGAACAGACCAAACCGCTGACAGACTCCCAGCGCGTCAAATTCACCAAGGAGATAAGAG gGTTGAAAGTGGAGGTCACACACTGTGGGCAAATGAAGAGGAAGTACCGTGTGTGTAATGTAACTCGCCGACCTGCCAGCCATCAAAC TTTTCCCTTACAGCTTGAAAATGGCCAAGCCATGGAGTGCACTGTAGCTCAGTATTTCAAGCAGAAGTACAATCTGCAGCTCAAGTATCCACATTTACCCTGTCTGCAAGTAGGACAAGAACAAAAGCACACGTACCTTCCCCTGGAG GTCTGTAACATCGTAGCAGGTCAGCGCTGCATCAAGAAACTGACAGACAACCAGACGTCCACCATGATCAAAGCTACAGCCCGTTCAGCCCCCGACCGACAGGAGGAGATCAGCCGACTG GTCAAAAGTAACAGCATGGTGGGGGGTCCAGACCCGTACCTAAAAGAGTTTGGCATTGTGGTGCACAATGACATGACTGAAGTGACGGGACGTGTTCTCCCAGCACCCATGCTGCAGTATGGGGGCCGGGTGAGTACAGACACAGGGAGGGACTGTGGCAGG AACAAAACGGTGGCAACGCCCAACCAGGGCGTTTGGGACATGAGAGGGAAGCAGTTCTACGCTGGCATAGAGATCAAGGTCTGGGCTGTGGCCTGCTTTGCTCCACAGAAACAATGCCGAGAGGATCTACTCAA GAGTTTCACTGACCAGCTTCGAAAGATCTCCAAGGACGCCGGGATGCCGATCCAGGGTCAGCCATGTTTCTGTAAATACGCCCAGGGAGCCGACAGCGTGGAGCCCATGTTCAAACACCTCAAGATGTCCTACGTTGGGCTACAGCTGATTGTAGTCATCCTCCCAGGGAAAACGCCAGTCTATG CTGAGGTGAAGCGAGTGGGCGACACCCTGCTGGGCATGGCCACGCAGTGTGTGCAGGTGAAGAACGTAGTGAAGACGTCCCCTCAGACCCTGTCCAACCTGTGTCTGAAGATCAATGCCAAACTGGGCGGCATCAACAATGTCCTGGTGCCCCATCAGAG GCCCTCGGTGTTCCAGCAGCCTGTCATCTTCCTGGGGGCTGATGTTACTCACCCTCCAGCTGGTGATGGCAAGAAGCCCTCCATCGCAGCAGTAGTGGGCAGCATGGACGGTCACCCCAGTCGCTACTGCGCCACGGTTCGGGTCCAGACGTCGAGGCAAGACATGTCCCAG GAGCAGCTCTTCAGCCAGGAGGTCATTCAAGATCTGACCAACATGGTGCGGGAGCTGCTCATTCAGTTCTACAAGTCCACCCGCTTTAAGCCCACACGGATCATCTATTACCGCGGTGGAGTGTCGGAGGGGCAAATGAAGCAG GTTGCTTGGCCAGAGCTAATAGCCATCAGGAAGGCCTGCATCAGTCTGGAGGAGGACTACCGGCCGGGCATCACCTACATCGTGGTTCAGAAACGTCACCACACGCGTCTCTTCTGTTCTGACAAAGCCGAGAGG GTTGGGAAGAGTGGAAATGTTCCAGCAGGCACCACAGTCGACAGCACCATCACACACCCGTCCGAGTTTGACTTCTACTTGTGCAGCCATGCAGGGATTCAG GGAACCAGTCGTCCCTCCCACTACCACGTCCTTTGGGATGACAACTGTTTCACCGccgatgagctgcagctcctcaccTACCAGCTGTGCCACACTTACGTCCGCTGCACTCGCTCCGTCTCCATCCCGGCGCCGGCGTACTACGCCAGGCTGGTGGCTTTCCGAGCACGCTACCACCTGGTGGACAAAGATCACGACAG TGCTGAAGGCAGCCACGTGTCTGGTCAGAGCAACGGCCGTGACCCCCAGGCTTTAGCCAAGGCGGTTCAGATCCACTATGATACTCAGCACACCATGTACTTCGCCTGA
- the ago4 gene encoding protein argonaute-4 isoform X1 yields MEALGPGPPAPTSLFQPPRRPGLGTVGKPIRLLANHFQVQIPKIDVYHYEIDIKPEKRPRRVNREVVDTMVRHFKMQIFGDRQPGYDGKKNMYTAHPLPIGRDRVDLEVTLPGEGKDQTFKVSLQWVSVVSLQMLQEALSGHLNEVPEDSVQALDVITRHLPSMRYTPVGRSFFSPPEGYYHPLGGGREVWFGFHQSVRPAMWNMMLNIDVSATAFYRAQPVIEFMCEVLDIQNINEQTKPLTDSQRVKFTKEIRGLKVEVTHCGQMKRKYRVCNVTRRPASHQTFPLQLENGQAMECTVAQYFKQKYNLQLKYPHLPCLQVGQEQKHTYLPLEVCNIVAGQRCIKKLTDNQTSTMIKATARSAPDRQEEISRLVKSNSMVGGPDPYLKEFGIVVHNDMTEVTGRVLPAPMLQYGGRVSTDTGRDCGRGLSPQNKTVATPNQGVWDMRGKQFYAGIEIKVWAVACFAPQKQCREDLLKSFTDQLRKISKDAGMPIQGQPCFCKYAQGADSVEPMFKHLKMSYVGLQLIVVILPGKTPVYAEVKRVGDTLLGMATQCVQVKNVVKTSPQTLSNLCLKINAKLGGINNVLVPHQRPSVFQQPVIFLGADVTHPPAGDGKKPSIAAVVGSMDGHPSRYCATVRVQTSRQDMSQEQLFSQEVIQDLTNMVRELLIQFYKSTRFKPTRIIYYRGGVSEGQMKQVAWPELIAIRKACISLEEDYRPGITYIVVQKRHHTRLFCSDKAERVGKSGNVPAGTTVDSTITHPSEFDFYLCSHAGIQGTSRPSHYHVLWDDNCFTADELQLLTYQLCHTYVRCTRSVSIPAPAYYARLVAFRARYHLVDKDHDSAEGSHVSGQSNGRDPQALAKAVQIHYDTQHTMYFA; encoded by the exons GCCCTCCTGCCCCGACCTCTCTGTTTCAGCCTCCACGCCGTCCCGGCCTCGGCACAGTGGGAAAACCCATCCGGCTCCTTGCCAATCACTTCCAGGTGCAGATTCCCAAGATTGATGTCTATCATTATGAGATCGACATCAAGCCTGAGAAACGGCCTCGGAGGGTCAACAG GGAAGTGGTGGACACCATGGTGCGGCACTTCAAGATGCAGATCTTTGGAGACCGACAGCCTGGTTATGATGGGAAGAAGAACATGTACACAGCACACCCACTGCCAATTGGAAGAGACAGG GTGGATCTGGAGGTGACTCTTCCTGGGGAGGGGAAAGATCAGACGTTCAAGGTGTCTCTGCAGTGGGTGTCTGTGGTCAgcctccagatgctgcaggaagCTCTCTCGGGTCACCTAAACGAGGTCCCTGAAGATTCTGTTCAGGCTCTGGACGTCATCACACGACACCTACCTTCCATGAG GTATACTCCTGTGGGCCgctcttttttctcccctccagAGGGCTATTACCATCCTCTTGGGGGAGGCAGAGAAGTGTGGTTTGGTTTCCATCAATCCGTCCGTCCTGCGATGTGGAACATGATGCTCAACATTGATG TGTCAGCAACAGCCTTCTACCGTGCTCAACCTGTGATCGAGTTCATGTGCGAGGTGCTGGATATACAGAATATTAATGAACAGACCAAACCGCTGACAGACTCCCAGCGCGTCAAATTCACCAAGGAGATAAGAG gGTTGAAAGTGGAGGTCACACACTGTGGGCAAATGAAGAGGAAGTACCGTGTGTGTAATGTAACTCGCCGACCTGCCAGCCATCAAAC TTTTCCCTTACAGCTTGAAAATGGCCAAGCCATGGAGTGCACTGTAGCTCAGTATTTCAAGCAGAAGTACAATCTGCAGCTCAAGTATCCACATTTACCCTGTCTGCAAGTAGGACAAGAACAAAAGCACACGTACCTTCCCCTGGAG GTCTGTAACATCGTAGCAGGTCAGCGCTGCATCAAGAAACTGACAGACAACCAGACGTCCACCATGATCAAAGCTACAGCCCGTTCAGCCCCCGACCGACAGGAGGAGATCAGCCGACTG GTCAAAAGTAACAGCATGGTGGGGGGTCCAGACCCGTACCTAAAAGAGTTTGGCATTGTGGTGCACAATGACATGACTGAAGTGACGGGACGTGTTCTCCCAGCACCCATGCTGCAGTATGGGGGCCGGGTGAGTACAGACACAGGGAGGGACTGTGGCAGG GGTCTCTCTCCGCAGAACAAAACGGTGGCAACGCCCAACCAGGGCGTTTGGGACATGAGAGGGAAGCAGTTCTACGCTGGCATAGAGATCAAGGTCTGGGCTGTGGCCTGCTTTGCTCCACAGAAACAATGCCGAGAGGATCTACTCAA GAGTTTCACTGACCAGCTTCGAAAGATCTCCAAGGACGCCGGGATGCCGATCCAGGGTCAGCCATGTTTCTGTAAATACGCCCAGGGAGCCGACAGCGTGGAGCCCATGTTCAAACACCTCAAGATGTCCTACGTTGGGCTACAGCTGATTGTAGTCATCCTCCCAGGGAAAACGCCAGTCTATG CTGAGGTGAAGCGAGTGGGCGACACCCTGCTGGGCATGGCCACGCAGTGTGTGCAGGTGAAGAACGTAGTGAAGACGTCCCCTCAGACCCTGTCCAACCTGTGTCTGAAGATCAATGCCAAACTGGGCGGCATCAACAATGTCCTGGTGCCCCATCAGAG GCCCTCGGTGTTCCAGCAGCCTGTCATCTTCCTGGGGGCTGATGTTACTCACCCTCCAGCTGGTGATGGCAAGAAGCCCTCCATCGCAGCAGTAGTGGGCAGCATGGACGGTCACCCCAGTCGCTACTGCGCCACGGTTCGGGTCCAGACGTCGAGGCAAGACATGTCCCAG GAGCAGCTCTTCAGCCAGGAGGTCATTCAAGATCTGACCAACATGGTGCGGGAGCTGCTCATTCAGTTCTACAAGTCCACCCGCTTTAAGCCCACACGGATCATCTATTACCGCGGTGGAGTGTCGGAGGGGCAAATGAAGCAG GTTGCTTGGCCAGAGCTAATAGCCATCAGGAAGGCCTGCATCAGTCTGGAGGAGGACTACCGGCCGGGCATCACCTACATCGTGGTTCAGAAACGTCACCACACGCGTCTCTTCTGTTCTGACAAAGCCGAGAGG GTTGGGAAGAGTGGAAATGTTCCAGCAGGCACCACAGTCGACAGCACCATCACACACCCGTCCGAGTTTGACTTCTACTTGTGCAGCCATGCAGGGATTCAG GGAACCAGTCGTCCCTCCCACTACCACGTCCTTTGGGATGACAACTGTTTCACCGccgatgagctgcagctcctcaccTACCAGCTGTGCCACACTTACGTCCGCTGCACTCGCTCCGTCTCCATCCCGGCGCCGGCGTACTACGCCAGGCTGGTGGCTTTCCGAGCACGCTACCACCTGGTGGACAAAGATCACGACAG TGCTGAAGGCAGCCACGTGTCTGGTCAGAGCAACGGCCGTGACCCCCAGGCTTTAGCCAAGGCGGTTCAGATCCACTATGATACTCAGCACACCATGTACTTCGCCTGA